A region from the Peromyscus maniculatus bairdii isolate BWxNUB_F1_BW_parent chromosome 5, HU_Pman_BW_mat_3.1, whole genome shotgun sequence genome encodes:
- the Slc35b3 gene encoding adenosine 3'-phospho 5'-phosphosulfate transporter 2 isoform X2, producing MWQSKNNGPQVQQLQEELIFSMEGFKPYGWYLTLMQFAFYSIFGLIELQLIQDKRRRIPGKTYMIIAFLTVGTMGLSNTSLGYLNYPTQVIFKCCKLIPVMLGGVFIQGKRYNLADVSAAVCMSLGLIWFTLADSTIAPNFNLTGVMLISLALCADAVIGNVQEKAMKLHNASNSEMVLYSYSIGFVYILLGLSCTSGLGPAVAFCSKNPVRTYGYAFLFSLTGYFGISFVLALIKIFGALLAVTVTTGRKAMTIVLSFIFFAKPFTFQYVWSGLLVVLGIFLNVYSKNMDKVRLPSVYNLMNKAMDMKKSRTLAETV from the exons ATGTGGCAAAGCAAAAACAATGGACCTCAAGTTCAACAACTCCAGGAA GAGTTGATATTTTCAATGGAAGGCTTTAAGCCCTATGGCTGGTACCTTACTTTAATGCAGTTTGCATTTTACTCCATATTTGGCCTAATAGAACTTCAGCTCATTCAGGACAAAAGGAGAAG AATACCAGGAAAAACCTACATGATAATAGCTTTTCTAACTGTGGGTACTATGGGCTTATCAAACACTTCCTTGGGCTACCTGAATTACCCCACCCAAGTCATCTTCAAGTGCTGCAAACTGATTCCTGTTATGCTAGGAGGAGTTTTTATTCAAG GAAAGCGGTACAACCTTGCAGACGTGTCTGCAGCAGTGTGCATGAGCCTTGGCCTGATCTGGTTTACCCTGGCTGACAGTACAATTGCACCAAACTTTAACCTGACAG GTGTGATGCTTATCTCCCTGGCGCTGTGTGCAGATGCTGTCATTGGGAATGTTCAGGAGAAAGCTATGAAACTACACAATGCTTCCAACTCTGAGATG GTTTTGTATTCCTACTCCATCGGCTTTGTGTACATCTTGTTGGGACTGTCGTGtaccagtgggctgggccctgcagTGGCATTTTGTTCAAAG AACCCTGTTCGTACCTATGGCTACGCCTTCCTCTTTTCCCTCACTGGATACTTTGGGATCTCCTTCGTTCTAGCCCTGATTAAAATCTTTGGTGCTCTGCTTGCTGTGACAG TGACAACAGGAAGAAAAGCAATGACCATAGTCCTTTCATTTATATTCTTTGCCAAACCATTCACATTTCA gtaCGTATGGTCTGGCTTGCTAGTTGTCCTTGGCATATTTCTCAATGTTTACAGCAAAAATATGGATAAAGTAAGATTGCCATCAGTGTACAATCTGATGAACAAAGCCATGGACATGAAAAAGTCAAGGACGTTGGCAGAGACTGTGTAG
- the Slc35b3 gene encoding adenosine 3'-phospho 5'-phosphosulfate transporter 2 isoform X1 yields MDLKFNNSRKYVSITVPSKTQTMSPHIKSVDDIVVLGMNLSKFNKLTQFFICVAGVFVFYLIYGYLQELIFSMEGFKPYGWYLTLMQFAFYSIFGLIELQLIQDKRRRIPGKTYMIIAFLTVGTMGLSNTSLGYLNYPTQVIFKCCKLIPVMLGGVFIQGKRYNLADVSAAVCMSLGLIWFTLADSTIAPNFNLTGVMLISLALCADAVIGNVQEKAMKLHNASNSEMVLYSYSIGFVYILLGLSCTSGLGPAVAFCSKNPVRTYGYAFLFSLTGYFGISFVLALIKIFGALLAVTVTTGRKAMTIVLSFIFFAKPFTFQYVWSGLLVVLGIFLNVYSKNMDKVRLPSVYNLMNKAMDMKKSRTLAETV; encoded by the exons ATGGACCTCAAGTTCAACAACTCCAGGAAGTATGTCTCCATCACTGTGCCCTCCAAAACCCAGACAATGTCACCACACATCAAGTCAGTTGATGACATTGTGGTGCTGGGCATGAACCTCAGCAAGTTTAACAAGCTCACACAGTTTTTCATATGTGTTGCTGGAGTTTTTGTGTTTTACCTAATTTATGGATACTTACAG GAGTTGATATTTTCAATGGAAGGCTTTAAGCCCTATGGCTGGTACCTTACTTTAATGCAGTTTGCATTTTACTCCATATTTGGCCTAATAGAACTTCAGCTCATTCAGGACAAAAGGAGAAG AATACCAGGAAAAACCTACATGATAATAGCTTTTCTAACTGTGGGTACTATGGGCTTATCAAACACTTCCTTGGGCTACCTGAATTACCCCACCCAAGTCATCTTCAAGTGCTGCAAACTGATTCCTGTTATGCTAGGAGGAGTTTTTATTCAAG GAAAGCGGTACAACCTTGCAGACGTGTCTGCAGCAGTGTGCATGAGCCTTGGCCTGATCTGGTTTACCCTGGCTGACAGTACAATTGCACCAAACTTTAACCTGACAG GTGTGATGCTTATCTCCCTGGCGCTGTGTGCAGATGCTGTCATTGGGAATGTTCAGGAGAAAGCTATGAAACTACACAATGCTTCCAACTCTGAGATG GTTTTGTATTCCTACTCCATCGGCTTTGTGTACATCTTGTTGGGACTGTCGTGtaccagtgggctgggccctgcagTGGCATTTTGTTCAAAG AACCCTGTTCGTACCTATGGCTACGCCTTCCTCTTTTCCCTCACTGGATACTTTGGGATCTCCTTCGTTCTAGCCCTGATTAAAATCTTTGGTGCTCTGCTTGCTGTGACAG TGACAACAGGAAGAAAAGCAATGACCATAGTCCTTTCATTTATATTCTTTGCCAAACCATTCACATTTCA gtaCGTATGGTCTGGCTTGCTAGTTGTCCTTGGCATATTTCTCAATGTTTACAGCAAAAATATGGATAAAGTAAGATTGCCATCAGTGTACAATCTGATGAACAAAGCCATGGACATGAAAAAGTCAAGGACGTTGGCAGAGACTGTGTAG
- the Slc35b3 gene encoding adenosine 3'-phospho 5'-phosphosulfate transporter 2 isoform X3, with protein MIIAFLTVGTMGLSNTSLGYLNYPTQVIFKCCKLIPVMLGGVFIQGKRYNLADVSAAVCMSLGLIWFTLADSTIAPNFNLTGVMLISLALCADAVIGNVQEKAMKLHNASNSEMVLYSYSIGFVYILLGLSCTSGLGPAVAFCSKNPVRTYGYAFLFSLTGYFGISFVLALIKIFGALLAVTVTTGRKAMTIVLSFIFFAKPFTFQYVWSGLLVVLGIFLNVYSKNMDKVRLPSVYNLMNKAMDMKKSRTLAETV; from the exons ATGATAATAGCTTTTCTAACTGTGGGTACTATGGGCTTATCAAACACTTCCTTGGGCTACCTGAATTACCCCACCCAAGTCATCTTCAAGTGCTGCAAACTGATTCCTGTTATGCTAGGAGGAGTTTTTATTCAAG GAAAGCGGTACAACCTTGCAGACGTGTCTGCAGCAGTGTGCATGAGCCTTGGCCTGATCTGGTTTACCCTGGCTGACAGTACAATTGCACCAAACTTTAACCTGACAG GTGTGATGCTTATCTCCCTGGCGCTGTGTGCAGATGCTGTCATTGGGAATGTTCAGGAGAAAGCTATGAAACTACACAATGCTTCCAACTCTGAGATG GTTTTGTATTCCTACTCCATCGGCTTTGTGTACATCTTGTTGGGACTGTCGTGtaccagtgggctgggccctgcagTGGCATTTTGTTCAAAG AACCCTGTTCGTACCTATGGCTACGCCTTCCTCTTTTCCCTCACTGGATACTTTGGGATCTCCTTCGTTCTAGCCCTGATTAAAATCTTTGGTGCTCTGCTTGCTGTGACAG TGACAACAGGAAGAAAAGCAATGACCATAGTCCTTTCATTTATATTCTTTGCCAAACCATTCACATTTCA gtaCGTATGGTCTGGCTTGCTAGTTGTCCTTGGCATATTTCTCAATGTTTACAGCAAAAATATGGATAAAGTAAGATTGCCATCAGTGTACAATCTGATGAACAAAGCCATGGACATGAAAAAGTCAAGGACGTTGGCAGAGACTGTGTAG